The nucleotide window GTATTTTGTGCACCGACTCTGCCTCTATACGGGCCTGGGCAGGATCATACACCCCACAAGGCAAATCACAGTGAGCGTAAACCGGCTTGATAAAACTCCTTAAACGCATAATGGCTCCTTCTATTTCAAAGTCTTATTATACCAATCTTCATGCCACAAAACGCAAAATGATAATGTTAACTTTTTAACAGTAAGGATAGATGTCCGGCGGGAGCCGCAAATCGCGACGAGCCTGCTGCTGCGACATCACATATCACAAAAATTATTTGTGAGCTTTCTGGCAGTACCACTATGCCTCAAGCTGATACATTTACCCCCCTAATATTCTCCCTAAAAGAAAGGTGTGTTGTAGTGCGTATAGGTATTGTAGGGCCGTCAGATGAGCGAGTACCGCCGGTCCGGTACGGTGGCACCGAGGTGCAAGTATCTAACCTAGCCGAGGGTTTGGTAGAGGAAGGCCATGACGTAACACTCTTTGCCAGCGGCGACTCAGAGACATCCGCAACACTTCACGCCACAACGCCCCATGCAGTACGTGTGTTGCCTGAAGCTGCCGATTTTGACACACGCCGAAGGCTCAACAGAACAGCACTCAAGGCTGGCCTAAGGCATATTCGTGACAACCAGGACGCATTCGATGTCATTCACACCCACACATTCCCCCCTGAGCTTGTGATACGAGCCAGCCGTATCATGAATCTTACGATACCGCTCGTCTGCACGCCCCACAGCAGACTAGACCTTTCTATGTATAAAAGACTCCAGCAAAACTACCCAGACGCACCGTTTGTGAGCATCAGCAATGCACAGCGAGAACCAGCGCCAGATCTCAATTACATAGCCACTGTCTATAATGGCATCAAGATTCCGGAGTACGAAGTCAATGAGTCGCCAGGAGAAGACCTACTGTTCGTAGGCCGTATGTGTCCCGAGAAAGACCCGCTATCTGCCATAGAAATTGCCAAAAAGACCGGCAGACGCCTTATCATGGCGGCCAAGGTTGACCCGATAAACCGAGACTACTTTGAGACCGAAGTCGAACCCGCCATCGACAGCAGTAAAGACATCGAATACATAGGCGAAATCACACCCGCCGAACGCGACGAGCTACTACGCGATGCCTATGCGCTTGTTGCACCCATAAACTGGCCCGAGGCCTTTGGGATGTTTGTAGCAGAAGCCATGGCCGCTGGCGTACCTGTAGTGGGCCGAAGACGAGGTGCATTACCAGAGCTTATCAACGAGGACGAGGAAAAGCGCACCGGCTACCTGGGTGAAACCGTGGATGAAATGGCAAACTATGTAGAGAAAGTCGAGGGGCTCGACCGTCAGGGATGCCGTGACCATGTAGAGCTTAACTTTACTGCCAAGAAAATGGTTCAAGGCTATATTAGCGTCTATCGACAGCTCCTCTCACAAACGGCCTAGACATTCTTTCCAGCTGCTCTCCCTTATCTTGTTTGAGCGTTCGCCTGCTCTTGGCGCCAAGCTTCTATCTGGGCATGGTTGCCACTCAGTAATACTTCTGGCACCTGCATACCCCGAAAGTCTTCGGGGCGAGTGTACTGCGGAAACTCCAGATTGTCCCCGTCGCTAAAACTTTCTATCTCGGCGCTCTTTTCGCCGCCCAAAACACCAGGGATTAGCCGGACAACAGCGTCTACCAGCATCATGGCTGGCAGTTCGCCGCCGGTCAGCACAAAGTCGCCAATACTTACCTGCCGGTCTACAAGAGTAGTGATACGCTCGTCGTAGCCTTCATACCGGGCACAGATAATAATCATCCCGCTGTCTTCATCGGCAATCTCCTGGGCACGCTTTTGCACCAAACGGTCGCCTCGGGGCGTCATCAGATACACCAGCGCATCAGAATCTTGCTGCTTGGCGTGTTCTACCGCCGCAAACAGCGGCTCTGGCTTGAGCAGCATGCCATCGCCACCGCCATAAGGTGTGTCGTCTACGGTTTTGCGAGTACCCAGCCCAAAGTCGCGCAAATTGATATAGCTATACTCCACAATGCCTTTATCTTTGGCCTTGTAGAGCATGCTAGTTTCCAAAACGGGCGGAAACATCTCTGGAAATAGTGAAATAATCTGTATCTTCATGAGTATCATCTTATCAGAAGCATAAAAGTATCAGGGAGTCTCATACCCTTATGTCAATATCACAACAGTGTTTGTAGGGGGAAAGAATGAAATGATTTCATCATTCTTCCCCCCCAGGGTTATTTCTCTGCCTACTTGCCGCTAAAGGGCACCAATCCACCAAGTGCCGCACGCAATCCCAGGGGCCTTCCCCAGTCAAGCCGACGTAGCACCACGGCGTGGTCTTTTTGGACCGTAATGTCATAGTGGGTCGTGGCCAGCGCAGGCAGCCAGGTATGGCCATACAGGGCCTTCTCGGGGCTGGCAAAGAGAGAGCCCTCAGAAGCGTCTATCTTGAAATGGCCCGAGGACCGACTGTAGCCGGTGCCCCACACCTGGCGCTCACTCAACACAGCGTCGTCAGCCCAGCCCCCGAAGAGACGAGGCAAACCGTACACCCTGAACATGACATAGAACATATAGCCGTCTTCGGACTGACAGAGATACGTCCACCGCGGATTTACTCTCCGCTTTACCCCAGATAGGGTGGACCGAGTCATATCTTCTCCTGAAACTATAGGTTGGCGGCAGAGAATCACACATTATCTCGGAGATACTTCTCCCAAGATAGATCCCATACTCCCACAAATGCCGTACAAACGTCAACGAGCCTTCTCTCATTTATGCTCTGCAAATCAAAAAGAACCCTACGATAGGATTCCTTCTGGTTTGCTGCGCAATCAAAAAGAACCCTTTTTGTGGGGTTCTTCCTGGTTTGCTGCGCAAAACAAATAGAACCCTGTAAAAGGGTTCTATTTGTCACATATAAAGCTCCCACCAAGGTGGCTCGCAATGAGCTTTGACGCATTTTTGTTTTAAAAGTATTAGTCTTTGTATAGACTAGAATTCACTGTACCGCAACTCTTCTTTTATTGCAAGTGAAGCTTGTAGAGCTCTTTATGGCGAGGTGCTGAAACGAAAATAGATGCCAAGGTTTCGCCATTTTGGCTTATATATTCAATTGTCTCTGCCAAGTATCTATCTATTGTTAGATGAATACGGTTACGATCAATCAGTTGCAGGGCCCGGTCCACAAATTCCCTCCCCTTATGATAGAAGTGCCTCAGGAGCTCTGCCAGCTCAAGGATAAGCGCCACGGTGAGTTCTATGTGCTGATCTTTGACTCCAATATTTTTTAGCCACTTGCGTCTCATCAGATTCAAGAACACTTCCTCGGCCTCATGGTTGGTTCGCATTTCGTTCCTTGCGGCCATTGCCACCAAGGTAGCCAGCAGAAAACGCTCGCGACCAGGGAGATTGCGCATAATCGAATATTGTAGTGTAGTCCTATCGTCATGAAAAATGACCGAACTCATGATATACGCCATGTGATACCCAAGATCAGTCAAGCGCGCGCAAAGCTCCACGTGTTCTCCATGCATGCCAAAGAAGGGGTGAAAACCTCCTACTTCTAAGAATACAGGGGTGCGTACAGCAAAGAAGCAGCCATGAATAGCCGGCACCTGCACCACTCCCTTGGTACGCAAGAGCATACCCTGTCGTAATAGTGACCCTTCGGGCTTGTTTATAAGCTCTCTGGGTAGCCGGTCAAAGGCTGGTGGATGATCAAGATATGCCAGATCCGTCGAATCACGAAGCCACATAGACGGAAACCCAAAAGCACTCATCTCAGGGTGCTCGTCAGCCCTCTCCCAGAGCAGCTGAATGGTCTTGCGCGGCAGATACACATCGGAGTCTATGAATAGCAAAAAGTTTCCGATAGATGTGATCTGACTGCTCTCCTGCAAGAGTTGAGTGCCCTTATTTTTTGCAGTACTAATAGTAAGCGTGGCATCAAAGTGGTACACAATCGATGCAACACCCGCCCGAGCCCTGATATCTTGTAAGCCCTGGTAAATTACATCCCGTGTTTCCTTATGCAACGACTGATCTACCACTACAATGTGAGCCGACTTACCTGCGTCCTCCAGGCTGCACAGCAAATAGTTTAGGCACGCAATAACCTCTGGTCTTTCGAAAACCGGTATGACCACACTCATGTCGGCCCGCGAACTTACCTTTAGCCTCTTGGTCTTAACACGGCCTACCGACAGCGAATCATCCTTGAAAACTTTTTTGCCCCGCTCAACCACAAAGTAACCAGCGTCGCTCACTACACACCCCCTTATGAATAGATACAACCTACATAATCTACAGATCCACACAGAAACTACTACAGGATTTATCACATTTAATACATAGTTAGGTGATTGGTAGTGACGACGATAAATTTTTAAACCCCCAGAGTTGATCTGGGGGCTTATCGTGATATGTCGTCTAGCTTGCTAGATATCTAAGTCGTCTAAATCTTCTAGTTCTTTGCGAGTGTTCGCTACTACTTCGCTCTCTTTTTCTTCGGGTTCTTCCGCGGCAGTAGCATCAGCAGGGGCATCATCTGCAGCAGCGTCGTCCGCAGGGGCGGCAGCGCCATCATCAGATGCGGGGCCTGTTCCACCGGTAACATCTACAATCTTTAGGTTATAGCGGGCATCGTTCTTAGTACCCAGGGCACGCAACAGGGTACGCAGACTCTGAGCGGTTGCCCCACGTTTGCCAATAACCCGGCCTAGATCTTCGCCATCTACGGTTAGTTCTAGCAAAACACCTTTCTCATCTATCCGGCGCTCGATTGTGACGGCGTCGGGGTTACTTACCAATGATTTTACAATGTATTCGATAAATTGTTGGTCGATAGTCGCACTCATATTGTCAGCCATTCCTCCATGTTTACAGATTTCAGACTATCTTATTATACACCACGCCTTTCAAGGCCACTGCAAAAAGCCAGGCTGCGGGCGCCTGGCTTTTCTGCCTGTGTAGTAGTTTACTTTGCGGGTTTTTCTTCTGCGGCTGCAGGTTCTGCTTGTGCGGGAGCTTCTTTGGCTGAAGCTTCTGCGGCTTCGGCGGCTGGCTCTTCAGCAGGTATTTCTTTAGGGGCGGCTTCTTCTGCAGGGCGATTTTTGCGCAGTTTTTCGGCGTGCCTGGTGGCGCCCTGTTTGGCAGTGGGTAGTTTGACCCATGTAGGCAACTTGACACCTTCATTTTTCAGCAGGCGAGCTACACGGTCAGAAGGCTGCGCACCATGCTCTAGGTAGTAGGCTGCTTTTTCTTTGTCTATAACCGCTGTTTTAGTATGAGGGTTAAAGTGGCCCAAAGCAGCTACAACACGGCCGCTGGTTGGGGTCCGGCGTGAATCTTGGACGACTACGCGGAATTGGGCGTGGCCCTTGCGACCAGTACGCTGCATACGAATGGCTAACATTCTATGTTCTCTATCTTCCCATTAGGATTTATATGATTAACTGACCTATTTTACCAGAGAACCACCCCTGTAGTCAATCATTGCTTAATTTTTGGTGATCTGGGGTGGTATATTGACTATTTGGTATTTTATTGTATAATTATATACACTATTCCCTTAGGGATAGCACCTTACCAATCTCTGCTACCGATAACTGGAAATACAGGCACTTTTTAAATTAAATTGTCTGTATTTCCAGTTATCTCACCCGGAACAGCTGTTCCATGATTGCCAGGAGGCACCATGCCCACCGACACCACCCCGACCACTGTCATCGAGTTCGACAACCAGACCAACCCGCCCAGCGGCAACACCACCCAGGCCTTCGTCATCTTCGACGAGGGATTTCCCTCGGACGTGGAAGTCGAGCTCAAGGAGCTTCTCCCCGACCGCGTGGTGCAGAGCCCCGACCAGATCATCCACATCGCCGACACCCTCCTGACCCATGGCGTGTTCAGCTTCACGTTCTACACCACGCACAAACCGGAGCCCCAGCGCCTCGAGATCCACGACCTCGTCGCGGTGTTCACGGTGCTGCAGCATCTGGGCCAGACGGTCGTGAATGTCGCTCAGTACGAGCGCCGCACGGCCCCGCCGCTGTAGGTGGTGACGCCCCAGGGTCGTACCCAGTAGCAGAGATCAGAACGGGCCAGCGGCGGCAACAAGGTGCCTCACCGGCAACCCCACCCCGCAGCCCGTTCTGAACTCTCCCAGCTTTAGATGCCACCATGTAGAGCTAGGAGAGTAAACGGTTTCTAATCTTTTTGGATAGCGTGCAGGGCATTTTCGGCTGCAGCCACCTGAGCCATTTGCTTGCTGGGACCCATTCCTTTGCCGCGCTCTTTGCCGTTCACAAACACCCCAACCGTAAAGGACTTCTCGTGGTCAGGACCGACCTCTTCGAGCACCTTGTACTGAGGCGTATGCCCTTCCTGGCTCTGCGTCAGCTCTTGCAGGTGCGACTTGGGGTCCATCCAGGACCCTGACTTGAGGATATCGTCAAAGGTTATCAATAGGTTTTTGGCTATAAACTCGCTGGCCACATCATATCCTTGGTCCAGATACATAGCCCCAATCACTGCCTCGAAAGAGTTGGCCAGTATCTGGGCGCGGGCACGAGCCGTACCCCGCTTTTCGCCACGACTCAGCCGTAGCAGAGGTTCAAAACCCAAGCGAGCAGCTGCCGCACCAATGCTTTCGGTGCGTACCAAAGCACTCCGCCAGTTGGTCAAAATACCCTCTGGTTCGCCGTGGTGAGTGAACAAATACTCGGTGACCACCAGTTCTAGCACGGCGTCGCCCAAGAATTCTAGGCGCTCATTGTGCTCTTTGACGGTTTTCTTGTGTTCGTTTACATACGAACGATGAGTAAACGCCGTTACCAACAACTCTAAATCTTTAAATGTAATATCTAACTTGTCTTTGGCAAATGCTTGATATGCTGAAAAATCCATAAAACTCTAAGTAAGTTCCCCTCTATAGTCCTGCGTGTCTAATCTTTTTAAGCCCCAATAATATAATCTTGCCGATATCTTCGTACTCTATCTTGTCCAAAGCTTCGGTAGCCGGGAACCATTTGATACCGTTCATCCAATCCTCTGGCTTGAGGTCGTCGGTGTCACCCTGGCCTTGCACCAAGAATATCTCGGTGGTCATGAGCACCAGGCTAGACCCGCGACGATACCGGAAATTGATCTTGCCTAACCAGTTTAGGACTTTCATCTTTTGCAGACCAGTCTCTTCCTTGATCTCGCGCTCGGCTGTTTCTTTGGCTGTCTCGCCTTCTTCTATGTGGCCCTTTGGGATGGTCCACCGATTTTTGGCATCTTGGATTAGCAAGATCTCTATGTCTTTGGACTTGGGATTGCGACGAAAAATAATGCCGCCAGCGGTAGGCTCGCGCACAACCTCGCTAATAGCGGGACGACGCTTGTGTACAAACTTTCGAAAGCCCTGCAAGGGCTTTTGTAATGGCTTAGGTCTCTTCATTCTGTTCTGCTTTCTTGGGTTTGGCAGGAGTTCCCTCGGACGCACCTTCTTCGCCACCCCGCTCGCGCAACACCGTACCAAGGACACCGTTGATGAACTTGCTAGAGTTTTCCCCACCAAAGGCCTTGGCTAGTTCAACAGCTTCATTGATAACAACTTTGGGTGGCACACCGTCGCCATAGATAAGCTCGTAAGCACCCATGCGCAAAACGATACGATCCATGCGAGCAATCTGGTCAATAGGCCACTCTGGAGCAACGGGCTGCAGAATGGCATCAAGCTCAGTTTGTTTGGATTCGACGCCAAAAACCAGTGTCCGGATGAACTCCTGGTCATCAACCATATCTTTGTAACGGCTGATGTTTCGCGCCAATACTGACTCAAGGTCAAAAGTCGTGTCCTGACAATCCAAGCGAAAGTCTTGTTCGTACAAGGTCTGCAGTGCGATGATACGGCCAAGGTGTCGGTTCGATGCCATGTTGTTAACTATCCTCTTATCATGCTTATCCCCAGTATACGCTACTGGTTATAAAACTAGGCCGATTTTTTACCGGTTTCGCGGTTTGTAGTGCGGGCCTTTACTGGCGACTTAGCATTGACGGCACGGGCCAATTTAAGGACAAGGTGACTACGGCGTGTACCAGTGCGGCGTGGGCTGGTTCGTTTCTTTGGTTTACCCATGGTTAAAAAGCACTCCTGCTACTTAATCTGATGAATATTAGCCCTAGTATACCTTTTTATATAGATAAGCACAAGACGCAAATATTGACACGAAGTCTATTATGTGTTAATATTTACGTCTATGTCCGAAATAACACACGATGATGCCACGCCAGCCAAGGACGTACGCCTTGGCCAGATTACTTATGATCGCCGCCGTCCCGTGCAGTTTGAAGATGGCGAAGTTCAGCGAGAAGCGCTTGGCATCTGGAAAATTGTACTTACCGTTGGCGGCACAGCAGTTGGCATCGTTGGGTATGGTGCCTGGCGCCTCGTAAGCGGCAACAACGAAGCACCAACACCGCCGCCCGCCGAACCAATAGTGGTCGAAGCACCCATCGATCACGCAGGCGATGCCTACCTGCCTTCAGACCCCCTTATGCAAGACGTCGATGCCTTTCTTGGCTACGATGAGTAGTAAATACAGTTTACGGGGGTATAATTGACTTTTGAAGAGTTTTATTATAAAATATATGTAGATTTGTCCTTTCAAATCACGCCTAGAAGGAAGTGATTGCATGCGCACTCGTCTTGTCATAGCCGCCGCGGCAGCTCTGATCGGCCTGGGCCTGTTGGTCCCGTTCGCACTGAGCCATGTCGGTTCAGATGCCCAACCCTCGGAGTCCTCGCAAGAGGATCTCTGGTGCCCGCCCGAGCCCATAACCCACACCGTCACCGGCAACCTCGACACGCGGATCGACCTGCACGACGGCATGTGGTACAACGCCACGTACGCCGGCTCCCGCCTAAAGCTGGACCTGATGGTCGGCATCCAGCCGGCACTGATGCATCCGGACTATTCGGAATCGGAAGACTTCTCGGTCTTCGACTCTGACGCAGGGACGCAGCACGCCATCGACGAGGGATACTACCCCATCGTCCGATTCCTGACCGTTCCGACTGTCGACGAAGATCCCATCTTCACCTACATCGAAGGCGGTGGTCTGCACGTCTACGTGTCGGTCACGCCCGTGCGTGAAGATGGCTACCCCCAGGTCCAGATCTTCAGCGAGGGAGAGACCCTCAGAATGACTTGCGAGTTCCGCCGCTAACCATCACCACCTCTTTGCCCCGCCTAGGCCCCTTGCCCCATAGGGGATACTTCCGAATGGTTCGGAAGATCAAAGGTTTGCCCTCCTAGGCACCCCGGACCAAGCTTTCCCGCGTTTTTGGGTGCCACCGCACTCTCACCGCTCGCTCAGCTTGGTCCTTCTTTATATTTTGCTTGAAATATTTATAAAAGTATTGTATAATAGTGTCTTCTCTATCTTATAGAGATGTTTTTTGACAAGCAAACAGGAAGATTAGGTGGAGTAGTGGCGCTTTAGCACTTAAGGCACTACCACTCCGCCTAATCCCAACCAATCTGTTCCCCCCTCGAAAGCGAGTGACATGCCCATTCTCGTTGCCCTCTTCATGCTGGTAGTCCACCTGTACGTCGTGGCCTTCTGTGCCGTTCCTCTGGTGCACGCCCTTGGCCCCTACTTCACCACGCGACTCCAGCACCTGTCGAGCCGACACGATGCCATCAAGGCCGATCTGTTCATCCTGGGCGTCCCCCTGGCAGGCTTCGTGCTGTGCGAGTGGATGATCTACCTCAACGGTGGTCCTACGCTCATCTTCGCAGCTGCTGTCGCGGTGGTCATCGCGGTCATGCTGAACCTCTACTGGCACTACAAGGCCCAAGTCCACCCCCAGGGGATGACCAACTTCGAGATCGTCACCGAGACCGCCTTCGGGCTGGTCTTCGGCGCAGCCGCGCTGTACATGCTGTACGGACAGCTGGTCTAACCAACGTGGGAGCGACGAGCCAAGAGGAGAGAACAGAATAATAGAAGCTGCCGGTCTTTGACCCGCACCCTTCTATTTCTGTTTTGTCCTGTTTGCTTGTCGCCCTACCACGCTTTTTATTCCCACGCCCGTCCCATGGCTAGACCACGAAGTTTATGAGTTTTTTGGGGACATAGATAGTTTTCTTGGTGCCAGCTTCTATATAGCCGACCACTTTGGGGTCGGCCTTGGCTGCCGCTACTACAGTATCTTCTGTCGCATCTGTAGACACTTCTATCTGAGCACGTAGCTTGCCATTTACCTGCACCACAATTTTCATGGTGTCCTGCTGCAGATATGTCTCGTCCCACTCTGGCCAGGTGCTGACATGCACTGAGCCTTCTTGGCCCAATTGCTGCCACAACTCTTCGCTGATGTGCGGAGCAAATGGAGCCAGCAATTGTATCAGGGCGACCAGCCCTTGGTTCCACTCGTCTGAGCCTACCGGAATAGTTGTTTTATGCTTATACAATTCGTTGATGTATTCCATCAGCGCGGCCACGGCGGTATTGAAGCCCAGCTCATGCAGGTCTTCGGTTACGCGCTTGATGGCACGGTGCTGTGACTGCTGTAGAGCCCTGACGTCGCCGGCTGATTCTTTGGGGGCGTCAGCGGCCTCTTGCACCAGTGTCCAGATGCGCTGCAAGAAGCGATGGGCGCCACCCATGCCCTTGACGCTCCAGTTGGCCACCTGGTTCCAGGGGCCAATGAATAGTTCCATAATACGGATAGAATCAGCACCGTAGCCTTGTTCGATCAGAACACCTGGCTCTATGGTGTTGCCCTTGGACTTGCTCATCTTGGCGCCGTCGGGGGCCAGAATCATGCCATGGTTGCGCAGTGTCTTGAAGGGTTCCTGGAAAGTTATCAGGCCTTCGTCAAACATCACCTTGGTCCAGAAACGAGCGTACAGCAGGTGCATCACGGCGTGCTCGGCTCCGCCGATGTAGTCGTCTACCGGCAGCCAAAACTTGGCCTGTTCTGGGCTAAAGGGTTGGTCGTTGTTGTGTGGGTCGGCAAAGCGCAGGAAATACCAGCTACTGCAGGCAAAGCCGTCCATGGTGTCTGTCTCGCGCTCGGCTGGGCCGCCACAGGTGGGGCAAGTAGTGTTCACAAACTCTGGTACATTGGCCAGCGGACTACGGCCATCACCTGATGGTTCATAGCTCTTCACTTCTGGCAAAACCACGGGTAACTGGTCATCTGGTACCGCCACTGCTCCGTCTGTGGGACAGTGGACAATAGGGATGGGTGCGCCCCAATAGCGTTGGCGGCTGATCAGCCAGTCACGGATACGGTAGCTATGGACGCGCACGCCCATACCGGTTTCTTCCATGTGGTCTTTCATTTTCTCGGTGGCTTCGTGAATGTCCAGGCCGTCCAAGAAATCTGAGTTGATCATCTTGCCAGTCTTTTCCTGTACCTGCTCGGGCTTAGTCACCAGCGATTCGTCGCCGTCTGGACCCACCACAACGCGCTGAACAGGAATATCAAACTGCTGCGCAAACTGGAAATCACGCATATCATGGCCAGGCACACCAACCACCGCACCAGTACCAAAACCAGCCAGCACAAAGTCAGACACCCATACCGGCAACTTCTTGCCATTCAGCGGGTTATCTATATAGAAGCCGGTGAAGGCGCCGGTCTTTAGGCGACCTTCTTCTTGGCGTTCGAGTTCGCTCTTGTTCAGTGACTTTTGCACATAGTGTTCTACCGCCTGCCAATGAGACGGACCGTCGGTGGGGACAATTTCTTGTTTGATAACTTTTTGCACAAAAGGATGCTCGGGTGCCAATACCAAGAAGGTAGCGCCAAAGTTAGTGTCTGGGCGAGTCGTAAAGACGGCCAGTTCCTGGTCACTAGCGACATTGGATACTTTGTAAGTAATGTTTATACCGGTCTTGTGGCCGATCCAGTTGCGCTGCATTGTCTTGATGCTGTCCGTCCAGTTAACATCATCCAGATCTTTTTCTAGGCGGTCAGCATAGTCGGTAATCTTGAAGAACCACTGCTTAAGGGCTTTCTTTTCTACCTGGCTGCCACACCGCCAACACTGGCCGTTTTCTACCTGCTCATTGGCCAGCACGGTCTTGTCTACCGGGCACCACCACTGCATGCTTTCTTTTTGATAAGCCAGTCCACGCTTGAACAGCAGGTTGAAAAACCACTGGGTCCATTTGTAGTAGTTGGGGTCAG belongs to Verrucomicrobiia bacterium and includes:
- the leuS gene encoding leucine--tRNA ligase — protein: MKRYIPKDIESKWQDTWEQQGIHRATEDPSKPKRYVLEYFPYPSGAAMHVGHVRNYTIGDAISRFNRMQGYNVLHPMGWDAFGLPAENYAIKTGTSPRKAVDENTKRFKQQLTQMGFGYDWSREIDSTDPNYYKWTQWFFNLLFKRGLAYQKESMQWWCPVDKTVLANEQVENGQCWRCGSQVEKKALKQWFFKITDYADRLEKDLDDVNWTDSIKTMQRNWIGHKTGINITYKVSNVASDQELAVFTTRPDTNFGATFLVLAPEHPFVQKVIKQEIVPTDGPSHWQAVEHYVQKSLNKSELERQEEGRLKTGAFTGFYIDNPLNGKKLPVWVSDFVLAGFGTGAVVGVPGHDMRDFQFAQQFDIPVQRVVVGPDGDESLVTKPEQVQEKTGKMINSDFLDGLDIHEATEKMKDHMEETGMGVRVHSYRIRDWLISRQRYWGAPIPIVHCPTDGAVAVPDDQLPVVLPEVKSYEPSGDGRSPLANVPEFVNTTCPTCGGPAERETDTMDGFACSSWYFLRFADPHNNDQPFSPEQAKFWLPVDDYIGGAEHAVMHLLYARFWTKVMFDEGLITFQEPFKTLRNHGMILAPDGAKMSKSKGNTIEPGVLIEQGYGADSIRIMELFIGPWNQVANWSVKGMGGAHRFLQRIWTLVQEAADAPKESAGDVRALQQSQHRAIKRVTEDLHELGFNTAVAALMEYINELYKHKTTIPVGSDEWNQGLVALIQLLAPFAPHISEELWQQLGQEGSVHVSTWPEWDETYLQQDTMKIVVQVNGKLRAQIEVSTDATEDTVVAAAKADPKVVGYIEAGTKKTIYVPKKLINFVV
- a CDS encoding NUDIX domain-containing protein, producing the protein MKRPKPLQKPLQGFRKFVHKRRPAISEVVREPTAGGIIFRRNPKSKDIEILLIQDAKNRWTIPKGHIEEGETAKETAEREIKEETGLQKMKVLNWLGKINFRYRRGSSLVLMTTEIFLVQGQGDTDDLKPEDWMNGIKWFPATEALDKIEYEDIGKIILLGLKKIRHAGL
- a CDS encoding glycosyltransferase, producing MSDAGYFVVERGKKVFKDDSLSVGRVKTKRLKVSSRADMSVVIPVFERPEVIACLNYLLCSLEDAGKSAHIVVVDQSLHKETRDVIYQGLQDIRARAGVASIVYHFDATLTISTAKNKGTQLLQESSQITSIGNFLLFIDSDVYLPRKTIQLLWERADEHPEMSAFGFPSMWLRDSTDLAYLDHPPAFDRLPRELINKPEGSLLRQGMLLRTKGVVQVPAIHGCFFAVRTPVFLEVGGFHPFFGMHGEHVELCARLTDLGYHMAYIMSSVIFHDDRTTLQYSIMRNLPGRERFLLATLVAMAARNEMRTNHEAEEVFLNLMRRKWLKNIGVKDQHIELTVALILELAELLRHFYHKGREFVDRALQLIDRNRIHLTIDRYLAETIEYISQNGETLASIFVSAPRHKELYKLHLQ
- the trmD gene encoding tRNA (guanosine(37)-N1)-methyltransferase TrmD, giving the protein MKIQIISLFPEMFPPVLETSMLYKAKDKGIVEYSYINLRDFGLGTRKTVDDTPYGGGDGMLLKPEPLFAAVEHAKQQDSDALVYLMTPRGDRLVQKRAQEIADEDSGMIIICARYEGYDERITTLVDRQVSIGDFVLTGGELPAMMLVDAVVRLIPGVLGGEKSAEIESFSDGDNLEFPQYTRPEDFRGMQVPEVLLSGNHAQIEAWRQEQANAQTR
- a CDS encoding glycosyltransferase family 4 protein; its protein translation is MRIGIVGPSDERVPPVRYGGTEVQVSNLAEGLVEEGHDVTLFASGDSETSATLHATTPHAVRVLPEAADFDTRRRLNRTALKAGLRHIRDNQDAFDVIHTHTFPPELVIRASRIMNLTIPLVCTPHSRLDLSMYKRLQQNYPDAPFVSISNAQREPAPDLNYIATVYNGIKIPEYEVNESPGEDLLFVGRMCPEKDPLSAIEIAKKTGRRLIMAAKVDPINRDYFETEVEPAIDSSKDIEYIGEITPAERDELLRDAYALVAPINWPEAFGMFVAEAMAAGVPVVGRRRGALPELINEDEEKRTGYLGETVDEMANYVEKVEGLDRQGCRDHVELNFTAKKMVQGYISVYRQLLSQTA
- the rnc gene encoding ribonuclease III translates to MDFSAYQAFAKDKLDITFKDLELLVTAFTHRSYVNEHKKTVKEHNERLEFLGDAVLELVVTEYLFTHHGEPEGILTNWRSALVRTESIGAAAARLGFEPLLRLSRGEKRGTARARAQILANSFEAVIGAMYLDQGYDVASEFIAKNLLITFDDILKSGSWMDPKSHLQELTQSQEGHTPQYKVLEEVGPDHEKSFTVGVFVNGKERGKGMGPSKQMAQVAAAENALHAIQKD
- a CDS encoding KH domain-containing protein produces the protein MADNMSATIDQQFIEYIVKSLVSNPDAVTIERRIDEKGVLLELTVDGEDLGRVIGKRGATAQSLRTLLRALGTKNDARYNLKIVDVTGGTGPASDDGAAAPADDAAADDAPADATAAEEPEEKESEVVANTRKELEDLDDLDI
- the rpsP gene encoding 30S ribosomal protein S16, with protein sequence MLAIRMQRTGRKGHAQFRVVVQDSRRTPTSGRVVAALGHFNPHTKTAVIDKEKAAYYLEHGAQPSDRVARLLKNEGVKLPTWVKLPTAKQGATRHAEKLRKNRPAEEAAPKEIPAEEPAAEAAEASAKEAPAQAEPAAAEEKPAK
- the nusB gene encoding transcription antitermination factor NusB, whose protein sequence is MASNRHLGRIIALQTLYEQDFRLDCQDTTFDLESVLARNISRYKDMVDDQEFIRTLVFGVESKQTELDAILQPVAPEWPIDQIARMDRIVLRMGAYELIYGDGVPPKVVINEAVELAKAFGGENSSKFINGVLGTVLRERGGEEGASEGTPAKPKKAEQNEET